The DNA window AGCAGGTTGGTCTGCTCGGCAATGCCCTTGATCACCTCCACCACTACCGTTACCTGGTTGCTGTCCTGCTCCAGTTTCCGCACGGACAACGAGGCGTCCGCGAGCTGTTCCGCCAGTTGCTGAATCAGGGCCACGGAGGTATTGACCACTTCGGCGCCTTGCTGGGCCTCGCCTTCGGCAAGTCGGGCAGACTCAAAGGCTTCGTTGGCGTTCTGGGCGACAGCCCTTGAGCTGCCGCTCATTTCTTCGACGGCGACGAGTGTCGACTCGGTACCACGCTTTTGTACCTCGGTGATCGCCGATCCGCTGCCGGCCAGCGACTGCAGGGTTTGGGCCTGGCCCGCCAGCGGCTTGACCTGCTCGACAGTCTTACCGATGACGCCGTGCAGTTTTTCGACGAAGGTGTTGAACCAGTGCACCAGTTCGCCAATCTCATCGCGGCTTCCGCTCTCCAGCCGAATGGTCAGGTCACCGTCTTTCTCAGCCATGTCCTGCAGCGCTCCGCCGACACGGCGAACGGACCCGACAATGTTCCCGGAGATCAGCAAGCCGACACCAAACAGTGCGGCGATGGTTACCGCAGTGAGAATCAGCCCGGTGCGCCGGGTAGAGTTCGCCGCCGCCTTTGCCGTTTCAATGGATGCTACAAAGCTCTGCTCCCGATCAGCACGGAAAGCCTTTAACTGTGCCTCGGCCTCCGACAGCGCGCTGTTCATGCGAGCGGTCCGGTCGCCGAGACTGGCAAAATCAAGGGTACCCTCGACCATGCCTTGGGATACGGGCGCGCTCAAGCGAACATACTCTGCGACGCTATTGGCCAGATCCTTGGCTTTCGGTTGCAGAGAAGCGTCAAATGAGCCCACCGAGCGAAGGTCTTTTATCAGGGCATCCGCCTGACTTTTGGCGGACTCCACCATGTCCAGCTCTCCCGCAATAACCGCTGACGCCAGGTTCTCCTTGATGCGATCGAGCCTGACCAGACTCTCGCTGGCTATCCGCTGGATCGGTAACTGCACCGACTGGGTCTGTTCCAGCAAAGCCATATTCTGGCTGCTGTTGCTGGTGGTGATCAGCGAATACACGATCAGGCTGAGCGTTGCCAATAGCGGCAAAGCCAGAATTTTCTTGCGGATGGAAAGATTGGACAGCACTAAAGCACCCCCTGGCGGGCTTTAACGGGCAACTTCTGGTTTAATCGAAAGATCGGCGGTTAAACGCTGAGTTGAGCAAATGTAGTATCGACATCTGGATTCATTTCTAAAGTCGAGTTTGGTAACGTTTTGCTAACGCGAATTAACGTTCCCCTCCTCCACCTCATTCCTGGACTCTACTCATGAATATTCTTGTAACCGGCGCGGCCAACGGAATCGGTGCGGCCATCACTGAAGCGGCGGCGTCAGGGGGACACAGCGTTGTCGCGGCTGACCTTGATTTGGCTGCTCTGGAGACACGCTGGCAGGGCAATAAATCGATCACACCCGTCGCGCTTGATGTGACCTCGGCTGAGGCCTGGGCCGATCTAGCGCAACAGTTTGAGCAGCAACGCAGGCCGATTGATGTGCTGATAAACGTCGCTGGAGTCTTGCGAAGCGGTCCGGCGGGTGAACTAGCTGCGACTGATGTGCACCTGATGATCGACGTCAACGTCAAAGGCGTTATCTTCGGCACCAATGCGCTGGCGCCCGCCATGATCAAACGTAAGGCGGGCCATATTATTAACGTCGGCTCCATTGCTGCCCTCTTTCCAACCCCCGGAACGACAGTCTATGCGGCCAGCAAATTCGCTGTGCGGGGGTTCAGCCTGGCCGCTGCGGGTGACTTGAGGCCCCATGGCGTTGCGGTGACCCTGTTCGGTCCTGGCCCGGTCAGAACGGCCATGCTTGAGTTGCAGCGCGGCGACGCCAATGCGGCGCTGACCTTCTCGCGCGGTCGTGCATTGACGCCCGACGAAGTGGCCGCGGCGATACTGGGACCCGTCTTGAAAAAGCGGCCTCTGGAGTACTACGTGCCCTGGTCGGACGGGCTACTCGGCAAACTCTGCAACAGTTTTCCAAAACTTTTCTTCAGTCAGCTCAAACGCGCGCGCAAGCGTGGCGCAGAGAATTTCGGCTCTGACGCTTTCTGACGCCGTTCGTCTTGCCTGCTGCAAGACCATCACCGATATTTCGCTGTTACACACCCACACCCAGAAGCCAGGCGTTACGGCGCCTTCAGGTCCGTTTTGGGCCTGATTTGTCGCGTCTGAACACCTGGCTCAGATGGCAAATAGTCAAAAAAGTGATAGCGTTGGCACTTTGTCAAAGTAGACTTTAGGTAGAATGCAAGCCTTACTTGGAGAAACGGACTTTCCGCGAAAAGGCTTCTTGAACCAGGTCGTGACGATTCTGGCTTCAGCGTCTTCCTCAAACCCAGACACTGCAAGGTACCCCTATGTCCTCGACCCATTTTGACGTCTTGATCGTCGGCGCTGGCCTGTCGGGCATTGGCTCCGCTTATCATCTACAGACTCATTGTCCCGATAAAACGTTCGCGATCCTCGAAGGCCGCGAAACGCTTGGCGGAACCTGGGACCTTTTCCGCTATCCGGGAATCCGTTCTGACTCTGACATGTACACCCTCGGCTTTGCTTTTGAGCCCTGGCAGGAGCGCAAGTCCATCGCCGATGGCTCCTCCATACTTCACTACCTGAAAGAAACCGCCCAGAACTACGGTATCGACAAGAAGATCCGGTTCCAGCACTGGGTCAACCGATACTCGTGGTCCAGCGATGACGCCACCTGGACCGTCGAAGCGAAAAACAAGGAAACCGGTGAAACCGTCAAGTACACCAGTAGCTTTCTGATCAACTGCAGCGGCTACTACCGTTACGATCAGGGCTATACGCCGGAATTCCGCGGTGTGGAGAAGTTCAAGGGGCAGGTCATTCACCCGCAGCACTGGCCCGAGGACCTGGACTACGAGAACAAGCGCGTTGTTGTTATCGGCAGTGGCGCCACAGCAGTTACTCTGATCCCGTCAATGGCTGACAAGGCCGAGCACGTGACGATGCTGCAGCGGTCGCCCACCTACATTCTGGCGCAGCCCGATGTGGACGCCGTAGCGCATGCACTGAACCGCTTCCTGCCGGCCAAGCTCGCCTATCAGATGACGCGATGGAAAAAAGTGGCCGAGCAAACCTTCTTCTACCAGTTCTGCCGTCGCTTCCCCAACCTGGCTCGCAAAATACTGCGCGCGCGCCTGCGCAAGAGCCTGGGTCCGAACTTCGACATCGATACCCATTTCAATCCCAGCTACAAGCCCTGGGACCAGCGCCTCTGCCTCGTACCCAACGGTGATCTTTTCCGGGCGCTGCGCAAGGGCGATGCCTCGGTTGAAACTGACCATATCGATACGTTCACGGAGAAAGGCATTCGCCTGAAGTCGGGCAAGGAACTGGAGGCTGACATCGTCGTCACCGCGACCGGCCTCAACCTGGTTGCCCTCGGCGGTGCCGAGCTTGTTGTTGACGGCAAGCAGCTCAAGCTGGGTGACACCATGAGCTTCAAAGGCATGATGCTCAGCGGTGTGCCCAATTTCGCAATGATCGTGGGTTATACCAACGCGTCATGGACCCTCAAGTCGGATCTGACCGGCGAGCATATTACCCGTCTGCTGCAGTATATGGATAAACACGGTTATGATTATTGCGCGCCCCAAGCGCCTGGCAATGTTCAGACGGAAGGCTTCCTGGACCTGAACTCGAACTACGTGCTGCGCGCGCTTGACCAGCTGCCCAAGCAGGGCGACCGTGCGCCCTGGAAACTCTACCAGAACTATGCACTTGACCTGGTCAACCTGCGTTACGGCGCAGTGACGGATGACGCCCTCAAGTTCTACCGGGTGCCCCGCCTGCACGCTCAGCCACAACCGACGGCAACGAGAATGGCGTCCTGAGGGCCATACCTGAACCTTAAAAGCTCACGTGACAAGTTCTCGTGAAGAGCTCTCGTGAAGAGCTCTCGTGACAGAGGTTAGGCACAAGTTCGTCGTCTGCTGCGGCGAACTTGTGTCAGCCACGGTTCAGATTAAAGTTTTCCGGGCGTCGTGCCCTGCTCTTCCCCAGCACCTGTCTGCTCCACTTCCCCAGATAGCTGTCAGAACACGCCAAGAGATAGTTGTCAGAACAAGCCAAGAAAGCGCCTGCGCTCAGGCTCGCAGCCCGCCTCAATATCTTCACATTCCTGCTGATCTCCCTGTCGGGTCGTAAAATCCCGTGCCGACTGGTAATAGAAGCTGAAGCGATTCGCATAGCGGTCGTCGTCCAGTAGCCGGTCATCTGCAGAGTGAAAGCCGGCTTCGTCGGGCTGCTTCAGCCAGCGATCAAACCAGGCGACGGTGTAGTACTCCATAACCGGTGCGCCCCAACCTCCCCTACATTGCCCGTCCATGATCACAGGACACCATGAGGTCGCGGGAAATAGCGGTAACTGTGACCATTCGAAGTGCGTGCTGCCGCTCACAGTAAATTCATAGGCGGGCACACCGGCTGCCCGCCAGCCCTGGAACGCACCGAGGCGGGCTTCCGGATCAGGCGGTTCTTTGAAAGGCACCGGCGCCAGGCCATATTCCGAAGACTGGCTCATCAGCGGTACCCGGGCGCCAAAACGGGGCAACTCCGGCTGGCTCGTCGCTTCCACAAACGGGTTTAGCAGTGCGATCGACCCGGATACCCCAGCCGTCGTGCCGCCGCCCGGCGGTATAGCGCCGTCCCAGGCGACGACTGCATCTACGGGGTTCAACTGATCCAGCAGCCCAGGCCACGGATCGGCACCGGTCGCACCCAGCCCCTGTACCACGGTCACACCGATTGCGCCCAGTGAGTGGCCGGCGAGTCCCAGGCGGTCAGGGTCAATTCCGTCATGAAACGGATTTGAATCGGTGACTTCGGTGGGGTAGGCACCAGCACAAGCGGCGTTGTGGGGATACGGCTGAGCTGGCGACGAGCGGAAGAAATCTATTGCATTGACCAGCCCCTCCCAGAATACAGCCGGGTTGGCGTTGCTGCCCTGGCCGCCCGAGGGCGCCTGGAAATCAGATCGTCCCTGGCCGCGGGGATCGAAAGTCATCACCACATAACCGCTGCGCACCAGGGCCTGGGCAGCCCACCAGTAGACTGTTTCGGGGGCCTGTACCGAGCCATTTTCGATGATCACGGCAGGCCGCTGCCGCAACGCCCTCTCCCTCGGCCGCCAGACCCTGCCGGAAATCCGGGCGCAAGCCTGATCGTAGAAGACCACGGGCTCAACCACCGCCTCCGACTCGTAAAAGGGGTCCACAGACGGGTAGCGGAACGGATCGCCGGTACACGGCAGGGCATGCGCAGCACACAGCGGCGTCACCTCACTGTTAAGCGACAGTGAGAGAGCGTGGGACGGGTCTCCCAGGGTTTTCGTCGCCTGGCCGATCAAGAGCTCAGGCAGGGACACCATGAGGTCCGGGTCCGCCAATAACCCCTCCAGAAGCTCACCGAGCAGCGGCGAGTAACCCAGTGTCCAACTGGGGTCGTCGGCGCTCCGACCGATAAACTCCAGCTGGTTCTCGAGGCTTTGTTGGCTCCAGCGCGAGAGGAATAAAGGGTTGAGCAGCTGTTCTCTGGGCGCTTCAAAGGCCCGGTTATAGTTCTGGAACTCGCGTAGTGTCCAGCTCAACGACGGATAGGGCGGTTCAGTCGCCACAGCCGGGCCTGTGAAACAGGCAGCCAAAGCGGCGGCCATGAGCGATGCGAAACGTGCGGGATTGAGCGACATGCGGGACCTCTTGATCATGTTTTTATCGGTCGACCCCGATAATTGCTCAAAACATTCCGCAATACTATGAACATCAATTCATCTTGTCCCAGGAGCAGAAGCCTATGGGTACACAGGTGCACGTGAAGTTTCCGCCCGCTCCCGCCGAGGGTTGGGCGGTCAGGTCTTTCTCAGCTTTTTTTGGGGGGGGGATAAAAGAAAAAGGCGGTCTTATACCGGGGTTTCGCCCACGCTTGGGATGCTACGGTCACTGTTCTTCCGGGCTACCGTCACCGCTCTACCGGCTAACGGCAGCCCCGGAAGCAAGCCACTAGTCGACAATCATTACCGATTTCACGTTGACGAATTCAAGCATGCCGAAACCACCATGCTCCCGGCCGTAGCCGCTGTCCTTCACGCCACCAAACGGGAGGTTGGTCTGGGCCAGGCGGTAGCCGTTGATATTTACCATGCCGGTATCAAAGTGATCCCGCGCCAACCGGATGCCCTTGTCGACATCCTTGGTGAAAATGCCCCCGCCCAGGCCATAGACTGAATCGTTGGCGACGCGCATCGCCTCGGCTTCGTTGCGGACTTTTATCAGCGCCGCAACTGGACCGAACAGCTCGTCGTCGTAGGCGGGCTGGCCCGGCACAACGTTTTCCAGCACGGTCGGGGGGTAGTACGCTCCTCTGCCTTCGGGTATTTCACCGCCAAGCAGACAGACCGCGCCGTTCTCGATGGATTGGCGCACCTGGTCATGCAGGTCGTCCCGCAGGTCCTGTCGCGCCATCGGGCCCATCTGGGTCTCGTCTTGGGTAGGGTCGCCGTACTTGATTTTGCGCGCCTCAGCGACGTAGGCATCGCGGAACTGATCATATACCGCTTCCTCAACGATGAACCGCTTGGCCGCGACACAGGTCTGACCACCGTTGGTGAACCGCCCCATCAGGCAAGCTTTAACCGCTTTTTCCAGATCAGCATCAGCAAGAACGATATAGGCGTCATTACTGCCAAGCTCCAGCACTGACTTCTTCAATGCCTTGCCCGCCTTCTGGCCTACTGTCCGCCCGGCCTTCGGGCTTCCGGTCAGCGTTACACCCCTGACCAGCGGGTGGGCAATGACCGAGTCCGAAACATCGTGCCCGATAAACAGTGTCCGGAACGCGTTTTCGGGCAGCCCCGCATCACGAAACAGCTTCTCTACTTCAACGGCCATGCCCCAGACATTGGAAGCGTGCTTTAACAGCACCGTATTGCCGGCCATCAGATTGGCTATGCTGTAGCGGATAACCTGGTACAGGGGGAAATTCCACGGCTGTATGCCGTAAATGACGCCCTGGGGCTGGTAGGTGATCAACGCCCGGCCGCCCTGCATTTCGCGCTCTTCGTCCGCCAGCACCTGAGGCCCCTGGTCTGCGCTGTAATCACAAATCGCTGCGCAGAGCTGGCACTCCTGAACGCCTTCGCGCAGGGGCTTGCCCATTTCTTCGGTCATTAACGCGGCGAGTTCATTCTTGCGCTCACGGATCAGTTTACCGACCTGGCGGAGTATGTCGCCGCGCTCGGTCAAGGGCGCTCCGCGCCACGACAGAAACGCTTCGTGGGCCTGCTCAATAATGCGGTTGACCTCATCTTCGCCCATCTGCGTGTAGGTCTGTATGACCTCGCCTGTTGCGGGGTTAACGGTCTGCTGGGTGTTTGTCATGGGTCTCTCCTTTCCGTGGAATAGTCAGTGTCGATATGTGTTCTGGAAAATCAGCATGCCCCGGATATCGGCCCGGTGCCCGAGCCCAAGCGCACGGTTTCCGCATCGCCGGTTCAGGATATGACCTGAAGCTAACACCGAAGCTGTCATATCACTACGAGGATTACAGAATCGACACCGCTGGCCCCGGCCGCTGCGACTGGGTAAGCTTGGACATCTTTACCGGGAGAGCTGTCATGCAAGAGTTGATTCTGCACCATTATCCCCAGTCCCCCTTCGCTGAAAAGGCAAGGATGATGCTGGGGTTCAAGAACCTGCCATGGCGCTCGGTCATCATCCCGGCCATTATGCCCAAGCCGGATCTGACCGCGCTGACGGGCGGGTACCGGCGTACGCCGGTATTGCAGATCGGCGCTGACATATACTGTGATACGGCACTGATTGCGCGACGGCTGGACCGGTTACAAAGCCTGCCCGCTCTGTTTCCGGAAGGGCAGGAAGCTGTTGCAGCGAGCGCCGCGCAGTTCGCAGACCAGGTCCTGTTCCAGCATGCCGTCGCCATCAATTTCCAGCCTCAAGGTCTGGCTGAGCGCTTCAAAGACATGCCCGACGCTGCAAAAACAGCGTTTGCGGCGGACCGCAAAGCGCTGTTCACCGGCGGTAGCGCAAGCAGACTGCCATCACACCAGGCCTTGTCCCAATGGCCGTCGCTGCTGGGCCGTCTCGAACAACAGCTGTCAGAAAGCGGCTCCTTCCTGCTCGGCGAAGAGCCGTCCATCGTCGACTTCGCGTATTACCATCCCCTGTGGTTCGTCGCCAGTAACAGCGCTGTGGCCAACGCGCTCGATCCCTACCCCCAGGTCCTTGAGTGGATGAACGCGGTTGCAAGCTGCGGGCACGGTGATTCAACAGCGCTCGACGCCAGCGCCGCAATCCAGATCGCGCGGGACGCTACGCCAGAATCTGTCGCTGTGCTGCAGGACAGCCAGAAGCTGCCCTTTACCGATCCCGAGGGACTCACGGCTGGACAGACGGTAACGATTTCCGCAACCGACTACGGCACGGAGCCTGTCACAGGCACACTGGTCTATCAGGACGCCGAGGAGATTGTGATAAGCCGGGAGGATGACAGGGCCGGCGAAGTGCATGTCCATTTTCCCCGGTTCGGTTTCAGTATTCAGCCGACCGGATAAAATAGTCGGCGGGCCGATTCCGAAGCCGCCCGGCAGCCGGGTCTGGGTTCCCGGCCCTTGCTCGCTTGGATTGACCGGATGCGACAATCGATCGCATGAGTAGCCGACTGACAAAAAATGACTGACGGATGTTTAACGGACTGAGCACCCCATGACCGCAACTTCAAAACCTGCAGAGTTTTCCGTACCCGAAGCGAAACCCTCAACTCATTTATCCGCTGTTGAGATAGCCCGCCGGATCGCCGCGGGAGAGACCACGGCGGTAGCCGTTGTGGAAGAGCATATTGCCCGGATCCAAGCCGTCAATAAAATACTGAATGCCGTGGTGGTCGAGTGCTTCGACGCCGCTCGGGCAGATGCGCGCGACGTGGATGAGCGTCGCGCCCGGGGTGAGACGCTCCCGCCGTTGGCGGGTGTGCCAGTGACCATCAAGGAGTGCCTGGACGTCGCTGGCACTGCATCCACGTTCGGTCTGCCGAGCCGGGCAAACCACCGCGCCGAGGCGGACGAGATACATATCGCACGGCTCAGAGCCGCCGGCGCCATCCTCCTCGGCAAGACCAACGTATCCCAGTGCCTCATCTACACCGAAGCCGACAACCCGCTCTACGGGCGCACGCTCAACCCCTGGAATCTCGATCGGACGCCGGGGGGCAGCAGCGGTGGCGAGAGCGCGATTATCGCCGCTGGTGGTTCTGCGCTCGGGCTTGGGACTGACATCGGTGGCAGCGTCAGGATTCCCGCGCACTTCTGTGGCCTTGCGAGCCTGAAGCCGACTTCCGGGCGCCTCGACGACCCTGGTAAATACAGCGTACCCGTGGGCCAGCGCGCGATCCCGAGCCAGGTCGGTATCCTGGCCCGGCACGTGGAGGATGTCGCCCTGGGGTTGACTATCGCCAACGGTGACCCGGACCCGTGCGACCCCGCCCGCAGTGTCATTCCTGACTGGTCTGGTGTGGATGTCAGCAAGCTTCGGATCGCGTTCTATACCGACGACGGTACGTTTAAGGTGGCCCCGGCAGTGCGGCGGGCTGTCAACGAAGCCGCGGAGATCCTGCGCGCGGCGGGTGCCGAGGTGACTGAATGGATGCCGCCTCGGGTCCCGGACGCCATGACGCTCTTCAACCGGATTCTGACAGCGGATGGCCTTGCCGGCGTACGCAATATTCTGGCCGACAATCCCCGCGCACCCCAGATCCAGCAACTTCTAAGGGTAACCAAGATACCCGAGCGGCTCGGTAATGGTTTGCGCCAGGTCCTGAGAGGGCTGGGCCAGACAACCATGGCGACTAACCTGGAAGCGGTGACAGCGGCAACTGCGGCCCAATACTGGCGTAATGTTGAGACACAACTGGACTATCAGGAAGCCTTCGCTGATGCCATGGCGCGGGCGGACGGCGGACCTTTCGACCTGATTCTGGCCCCTCCCTGCAGCCTGCCCGCTTATCTCCACGGCGCCACACGTGACCTTCTCACGGGCGGTGGCTACCTGACCCTGTACAACCTGCTTGGCTACCCGGCCGGGGTTGTGCCTATGACGCGTGTCCGGGCCGAAGAAGAAACCGAGCGTAAACCGGGGCTCGACTACATCAAGAAACTGGCCCAACGTATCGAAAGGGGCAGCGCCGGGCTACCGGTCGGCGTGCAGGTCGTGGCAAAACCGTGGGAAGAACACCGGGCACTGGCGGTAATGCGTACACTGGAAAAAGCGGCTCGCCTGCGCCCGGATTTCCCCTGGACGCCTGTCACACCGCCGGCGCCCTGAGCACCTGGCGCCAGCCTGGCAGCGGCCGTCAGTTAGCCGGCCGGGGCCGCTCGCAGGGGGTGGCTATCGCCATGAATTCATCAGCGATACGGGAAGGTGGCCGAGTCAGCAAACTGACACCAACAAACAACGCTGTGGCAACAATGATGCCCCAGATACCTGCCGGAAGCCCCAGCAACGCGTTGCCGGTGGCATAAAGGGCGAGGACAAAAACACTGGTCCCGATCACGCTCGCCAGAGCGCCCGCCGCAGTACCTCGACGCCAATAGAATGCGCCGATGATCGCAGGTACAGTTGCGACCAGACCTGATGACGCGGCGACCGAGAGGATGGCAATCAGGTCCAGCTCAAGCTCGGCAAACCCATAGGCGAGTAACGCAATCACAGGTATGACTATTTTTCCCGCCACTAGTTGCCTCTGATCGGTTCGGCCTGCCTTCAGATTGGCGTAGACGTCGCGAGCAACCATGGACGAAAGCGTCAGCATGATCGAGTCAATGGTTGAGACGGCCGCGGCCAGAATACCCACCAGGACGACAGCGCCCAGAATGGGCGGCACGTGGTTGGAGCCCAGCAGCGTCGGCGTGGCCAGATCAGCGCTTTCCAGGTCAGGAAAGGCGACCAGAGCCGAGAACCCCCAGAGTACCGATACCAAGGTGTAAATCAGCCCGAATACCAGGAAACCCAGAAGCATCTGCCGCATGGCGCGTAGCGATGACGGCATGAAAAGCCTCTGGCTAACCTGTGGGTTTGACAGGCTGAAGAAGAACCAGGGTATGGTCAGCCCCAGGAAGGTGACGAAGCTGAACAGGCCGATGCCCGGCACCACCAGGGACTGGGGCTGTTCGGTGGCCAGTGTTTCGAAAAGCATCGCTATGCCGCCGAGGCTATCTATCACGAGATATGCCACCAGGGTCGAAGCGAATATCATCACCAGAGCCTGCAGCGTGTCAGTCCACATCACGGAACGTATTCCTGCGACGAACGAGAACAGAATAGCGACCGCAGTCGCCAGCACCGCACCCGTTGTGAACGAGACAGCGCCGTTCGTGGCACCACTGAGCAGGTAACCAACCCCGGCCAGCTGAACCGCCGCGTAGGGAATGAGGAACACACAACTGGCCAGGGCAACCGCAACGGCAACCCATTTGTTGTCATACCGATGGCTCAGCATCTCGCTGGGCGTGACGAAGCCGTAGGTCCTGCCGACAAACCAGAACTTCGGACCGAACACCGCCACCAGGGAAACCCCGGCAAAATAGACAATCTCGAACCCCAGGGCGCCGACCCCGCCACGGTACGTCAATCCCGCCAGCCCGACCATCATGAACGCGCTGTAGGTGGTTGCGCTATAACTCATGGCCGACACAAAGCCATTCATCCTGCGCCCACCCAGAAAGTACCCGGCCATGTCCGGGACACTGCTCCGCCGGGACAAAAGCGCTACGAGACTTGCAGCAACGAGGTAAACACCGACCGACCACCAGATAAGGGCTTCAGTCATGGTCTGCCCCGCTACTTTCGCTGTAGCTTCTATTGCGGTTGCCTGATCGACCGTCCTGCTTATCGCCAACACCGTCAGCATCAGTGTCATAGAGGCGGAAGGCGCCGGTAATATAGACGTTGATGGCGATGATCAGGACGCCCGCCAGGCTCCAGAACAGGAGGCTGCCGTGCCAGGCAGCAACATCACTGAAAACCGTAAAAGGGACAAGGTAGCATAGGAATACCACCAGCCAGACCCACCATATCCCTCCGCTTCTGCGCATGTGTCGCCTCGCTCCAGTGTCCGTGGCTCTCTAGTATGCCGTAGACCCGCTAGCGTACAGCAAGTTTACATATATTCGCAGCTTAAAAGAGCGAGGCCCGGGTACGGTGTATTACACGCCGCTGAACATTCGTTTACCAGCCACAGAGCGGCGTGGTCGTACCTGGAGGGCGTTGATATAGTCAGATTGAGCGTAGGGACTACGGTGGGTTCAGCGATACGACCGTATGCCGTATGCCATATTCTTTAGCAGCGAAAGGAGGACCGGATCATGCCAGCCAAGTCCAAATCGCAACAGATGGCCGCCGGCGCCGCACTCTCCGCCAAACGTGGCGAGCAGAAGGCGAGTGACCTGAAGGGCGCGTCGAAGTCGATGTATGAGTCCATGGATGAGAAAGAACTTGAAAAGATGGCCTCGTCCCAGCGTAAGGGCAAGCCGGATCATAAATCTGACTCCTGACAGTCAGTGCCTCTGCCCCGCCTAGTGTCCCGTGCGGAAATTCGTCTGCCTTACGCGAATTATCCGTATGGGGCGCTAGCCCTGCCAGAGGCCGGCTAGGCTCCTTGACAGCGAGGCCAGCCCGCCGTCAGCGTCGCAGGACGCCGGCCTGGCCAGATTCGATGTATCCAGCTCTACCAGTGTGTCCCGCTCACAGGCGCTGCCGTCATCCGCGCAGACCTGCA is part of the Hydrocarboniclastica marina genome and encodes:
- a CDS encoding amidase; translation: MTATSKPAEFSVPEAKPSTHLSAVEIARRIAAGETTAVAVVEEHIARIQAVNKILNAVVVECFDAARADARDVDERRARGETLPPLAGVPVTIKECLDVAGTASTFGLPSRANHRAEADEIHIARLRAAGAILLGKTNVSQCLIYTEADNPLYGRTLNPWNLDRTPGGSSGGESAIIAAGGSALGLGTDIGGSVRIPAHFCGLASLKPTSGRLDDPGKYSVPVGQRAIPSQVGILARHVEDVALGLTIANGDPDPCDPARSVIPDWSGVDVSKLRIAFYTDDGTFKVAPAVRRAVNEAAEILRAAGAEVTEWMPPRVPDAMTLFNRILTADGLAGVRNILADNPRAPQIQQLLRVTKIPERLGNGLRQVLRGLGQTTMATNLEAVTAATAAQYWRNVETQLDYQEAFADAMARADGGPFDLILAPPCSLPAYLHGATRDLLTGGGYLTLYNLLGYPAGVVPMTRVRAEEETERKPGLDYIKKLAQRIERGSAGLPVGVQVVAKPWEEHRALAVMRTLEKAARLRPDFPWTPVTPPAP
- a CDS encoding sodium:solute symporter family protein, yielding MTEALIWWSVGVYLVAASLVALLSRRSSVPDMAGYFLGGRRMNGFVSAMSYSATTYSAFMMVGLAGLTYRGGVGALGFEIVYFAGVSLVAVFGPKFWFVGRTYGFVTPSEMLSHRYDNKWVAVAVALASCVFLIPYAAVQLAGVGYLLSGATNGAVSFTTGAVLATAVAILFSFVAGIRSVMWTDTLQALVMIFASTLVAYLVIDSLGGIAMLFETLATEQPQSLVVPGIGLFSFVTFLGLTIPWFFFSLSNPQVSQRLFMPSSLRAMRQMLLGFLVFGLIYTLVSVLWGFSALVAFPDLESADLATPTLLGSNHVPPILGAVVLVGILAAAVSTIDSIMLTLSSMVARDVYANLKAGRTDQRQLVAGKIVIPVIALLAYGFAELELDLIAILSVAASSGLVATVPAIIGAFYWRRGTAAGALASVIGTSVFVLALYATGNALLGLPAGIWGIIVATALFVGVSLLTRPPSRIADEFMAIATPCERPRPAN
- a CDS encoding DUF3008 family protein, giving the protein MPAKSKSQQMAAGAALSAKRGEQKASDLKGASKSMYESMDEKELEKMASSQRKGKPDHKSDS